The genomic region TCGACAGCAGTATTCTTCGGTAAGTTAAAGATTAAGAGTGATCATCACATTACCGAATACTTTGTGATACTGTAAATATGTTTCTGTATTTCCTCCAGCTCTATAGTCTAAGGGTTTTGACTGGATCAAGATGCTGCCAATCATTAAATATCTTCTGATTTTAGCAGCTCTTGGACAGGTGAGATGAAGTATCAGTGTGAATATTACAGACATCAGTGTTCATGATGTGCTCAGTAGCCTTATTATCGCTGCAGGATCACACGACAGCTGAAGGAAAGAATCTGGATATGGCGCTGAAATCTGTTGATGATCAATATGAGGGCTGCATTAATGACATGGCTCATATGGTGACGACAGTGTATATGAAGAAGGAAACATCTGATCCTAAATCTAATTTCACAAAGGCTTGGGAAGATGGTGTAAGGAATGCCAAGAAACCAACAGATGCAAACTtgaaaatgaatcattcaatCGCCATTCATGTGTACACTGGTGACCGAGTCTATAGCACGTTCAATAAGGCTGTCGGTAGTGATAAGAACAGATACAAAGATAAGAAGTACAACTGGTATTCACTTCACTTTTGGTTAACGGAAGCCGTACAGATTCTGAGAAAAAACCAAGGCGGGTGCAAGACATCATACCGGGGTACAAAAGACACGTACAGCACCAAGAATGTTGTTGGCAAAGAGGTTCGTTTCGGATCATTTGCATCCTCTTCTTTTAAACAAGCAGAAGCAAATAGATTTGGAGACAAGTCTTGCTTTGAGATCTACACTTGTCAAGGTGCTCATGTGGAGAAGTACTCTGTGTATCCTCACGAAAAAGAGGTGCTGATTCCTCCTTATGAGACGTTTAATGTCACTGCTGTCAGGACAAAAAAAGATGACCCAAAACTGTGGTGTGACTCTGTGTTTACTTTGAGGAGCCTCAGAACAATAAGCTATGTCAACTGTGCCGCCGCATCCAGCAGTGGAAAACCAGTTGCTTTCTTCAGTGTTGTGTCAATTTCAGCTTTATTTTGCTACGTGTTTAAGTACTAGTCAGCTAacccatttattaaaaaaataataataattatacctTGAATTATATGAACACGTATATCAAATTGTAGctaatatgtacatatttgtaatcacaatggcatatatatatatatatatatatatatatatatatatatatatatatatatatatatatatatgtaagcttgacattattttaaaatgaaattgtataCGTGtaaaaatccaaatatgaacttgtgtgCCATAAACTGTATGTAATTTGCAAATACTTCCATGTGTCAGATTTCTATGTGGGTACTGCATGGTTCTTGGGTTTGCTGAACACTGAATTAATTCATATCCACAGTGTTGATCATTTATCTGATCGCCTTTGTGAAGCAAATAAATCTCTCAAATAATTTCTCTCTCCCGATTCTCTTTGATGAACAGCGTGGTGTCAgtgaaaataaaaactcaatGGCACAGTGATCAGTTTCTGCAGTCTAACATGTCGTCCTGCAATAGGATATACGCCGAGCTAGAGTTGTTCCCATattgataaacttccggtgacctgttattgtgagtttttttctattttatacggttgcttttacagcatcgatgttgtaatgtaatcaaaATACAATCAGTTGAACAGACtttggtatttatttagttgctcaagcataaaacgagacaaaGCCGTTAACTCGCAcgtgcccgtcagaatcggcaggctagcgcagaagctccattgaatatactggggtaaaataaatgctcatattataaagacacggcaggggaaatgttatttaatgcagtgcttcttgtacaatatgagacccactttatatcagatatcactcagccagtggagatcgctgatttataaagaaaacagaccttaaacgtgctggTTTTGactggcatacagttcaccggaaacgattaacccaggttactggcaaattaaaagtcctgttAGCATGCTAGGGCATATACCCTGTGATGGGTGCATATTAGCAATTATAAAGCTGTAGTTACTAAGAAAAGGTACATTGTGTATAATAAAAAGATCAACAAATCACCCACCACGACCACTCTCTTGTAAATGTGTTTCatgtcgaatacgaaagtgaaagcgtGCTGAAATATCActgagagctgtttatctgtcaGGAAAATTGACAGAAATAATCATCTGATCATCttttcatattttaatcttatattttGTATTACGTCTGCTGTTTTGTTCATTTCAGGGGTCTGTGCTTCATACCTCGCTttaatgatctaagatgatttggcagatgtTGGATCTGTTCATCTTGATagctgatctctggctaatttggttcttcaaacaagttcgctaATCTGAATGTCTGGATGAGCTGATCTGAGATCAtcgcgtgtgttgtgaaggacagatctatcgatcctcaatcatgatcagcaatgcaacgattggctgacggcacagcagcgtaatgacatcatctgattaatattcaattattcatatgagcaaaattatataaaatttgtagTAAACAGTTTGGTAattatgatacgcaataactttccacatttgttgtgagctgcaggctttacacttccatgtgtcaagagtatttagcaatttatttagttgtacattttagatgggattttctttactatagcctagacctgttttagtttcttaatcggcgtaatgaatttaaattaattttgcatcaaaaaagcattttgatattggtaaaggcgtctgcaactttagtgaagcatcaaatcaccatcatacTAACtgtcaaaacacgtgcatgactgtataaattattattcctttattaaaaacaaacaaaaaaaaaaaacagctgaacaTTGTGCACGTCTATTATCAGACGTTGTACTAGAGCTGGATCAGTACCTACAGTgtgcatttgtatctaaaaaaaaatccatattaataaatgttctctttgaccCCCTTGGGCAGAACCATCCCGTTTCTGTACTTTTATttactaagttttatttatttatatatatatatatatatatatatatatatatatatatatatatatatatatatatatatatatatttttttttttttttaaacatatgtatataaacataaatattaattatttaatattaaatattactattataaatgtgaataaataaactttttttaaactactttacTTTTTTCCCCCAGGTGTATCTAATAGATTACtattgtaagaaaatatcagcatgtgaactgacccaatctaatcctgtttatatgaaataaccctgctccctagcaggtttgagctaccagacctgttgctataacaacaactctcggataagttttgaagaacaaaacgatcctggatcatgtcaataaccaaatccagccgagtaatccacgtacgaagaacagacccctgctCTGACaccttgaaagaaagatcaacattgatctgcttcatgatctgatgcagtctcGGTTTATcggttatttctctctataatttaagcctatagtGCAGAATTCAAACCAACTTCTTTAAGCtcataattaataatgaaaagtcattaaatgtcttaatttaaaataattagatGTCTGGCAATAGATCGATTAATTCAATATGTCGATTTATACAACCCTTGACACCTAAAATGAGACtgtgagaaagtcttacctctgatttatatttggtgacgatgtctgtgggtgtcaccattcaaaattaaagttgaCCCATTCACTTTTAAtgtctcatcatcatcatcatgaattGAAATGTATAACCGCTGAACATGTGGGACTCcgaaaaataaaccctgaaactctgaccggTGTGAGGAGAGTTATcacatgtgacttgttttaattgttttggtTCGTTTAGAAACTGCCGTGTAAAAgcaaaccgcaccaagaacaaaaataaatccctgtttcggaacaaaaccatcaatctacaggtgtgaaagcagcctAAATAACAAAATAGCTTAATTTCGTTTAGTTATATGAACTTTGCAATACACCTAGAAGCACTTGCATTACATTAGTGCATTAACCAAAGAGCTtgtacctggaaaatgtgcagtggtgtaacacggggagtgacacagacaactgaagtttaggatccacttgcaggtttaatcaaagtcaggcaagcaatggtcaacacagttgcaaacagatgtataaaggcagtccagaatcgtagtcaaatgcatccggcgagaggtcagaaggcaggcggcagacagggagaactagaTAAACcagactagggtcaaaacacaggaaaacaagactaggaaaccatgttgaaatgtcactttacagataacaagactctgcaatgtgaatgagtgtgtgcgctgcttaaatggtgtttgtaatcagtctttgacgatcctcaggtggtgcgagtgtaatcagtagagacttggagcagctgtgagtatgtgtgtggcatgactgaatatgtagtccattaatggcggaattgtagtccatgtgtgtgagatccagcgatctgggagttatgatcgctggtgatcgtgacaagtggactcatttaaaatcaataaaagtTTGTTCAACTTAGTTTCACAAGTAAACTTGTGATCTGCAGAATTAATTTGCAGAGACTTGATGGCAGCACTAAGAGTTCAGCAACAGTAAGATATATTGGTATGTGtgatttctacactgtaaaatatccagAAATTAGCAGtcttccatattttgtgatttatgttttgattttcccgtttatttctgcttttgaattgcattatgggatcttgatctttcttcaaacaacctttaaccttgaaaagttgtgaATAAGTGACTTTtctttgcagtgctatattgactgagttgttgtatattacgctacagaaaccttgtaataaactgcagcacatttactgttattatacagacttatttctctagatattatttcttatccaTTATATTActacttcaaactactaaaatgccaataaagtcactttgttaaactgtagagttgaattttcaacattagaagtggacagagcagagatcgacatcccataatgcacttcacaactgtaaataaatgcaaaacacacAACATACTGAAAGTGTTCATTAACAGATGACAGAGATATTGATGCCTGTCAAGCTGtgaataatgacaatgttatGGTTTAATCTTATTAAAATGATCCCCACCCCCAAAAactgctttaagctgaatagtatgtTAAATTATCAGTGTCTCCAACTCAAACATTAACCATCCTGTTGtcttataattaattaattaaattgttacTATTAacaataagtgagtaaacctgctgcttttacagtgattagttgactttactttaaataactgagtaaatctgttgctagttgactatttttgggtgaactcaaCTAAGCCTTTACTTAATCCCGCTAGAAACTGTTGAAAATATTTGAGTGTGCCGTGGCTGTAAACCAGAGAATCCAGCACTGACTcttttcaaataaatacagtTCAGTGACTCAAGTCTTCACTTCTGGACATGTGCTGACCCAAATGAACAATCAATCCAACAACCATtccacaacataaaatcaactaATGACAATCAACGGTCATACGATTCCTCTGGGGTTGATTTGTCCTGTGCGTTTTCTGGTTTAACACACAATATTAAACAGAAGCCAGTTCCTCtttacccacatgaaaaaataactatagtaaatcatagtaaatactgtagtgtttttaaatcctactatagtaaagtacctgtaattaatctgttatggtgattctactgttgctacggtaacacaacaactagagtaattgatctgttgtagtaaatctatagttgctatggtaacacaacaactatagtaattgatctgttgtggtgattctatagttcctatggtaacaacaactatagcaattgatctgttgtggagattctacagttgctatggtaacatgacaactagtgattgatctgttgtggtgattctacagttgttatggtagcATAACAACTATAACGATTGATCTGTtgcggtgattctacagttgctatggtagcataACAACTAtaatgattgatctgttgtggtgagtctacagttgctatggtagcataACAACTAtaatgattgatctgttgtggtgagtctacagttgctatggtagcacaactatagcgattgatctgttgtggtgattctacagttgctatggtaacacaacaacttcagtaattgatctgttgcggtgatctatagttgctatggtggcATGAGAACTCTAGCGACtgatctgttatggtgattctacagttgctatggtaacaggaCAACTATAATGATTGATCTGTTGCAGTGattctagttgctatggtagcagaACAACTTTAACGACTGATCTGCTAAGGTGATTCTTCAGTTGCTATAGTAGCGTGACAACTATagcaactgatctgttgtggtgattctagttgctatggtagcaggACAACTCTAGCGATTGAACTGTTGCGGTGAttctagagttgctatggtagcagAACAACTTTAGCGACTGATCTGTTAAGGTGATTCTTCAGTTGCTATAGTAGCATGACAACTATagcaactgatctgttgtggtgattctagttgctatggtagcacaactatagcgattgatctgttgtagtgattctacagttgctatggtagcaggACAACTCTAGCAACTAAACTGTTgcggtggttctacagttgctatggtagcacaactatagcgattgatctgttgtggtgattctacagttgctatggtaacacaacaacttcagtaattgatctgttgcggtgatctatagttgctatggtggcATGAGAACTCTAGCGACtgatctgttatggtgattctacagttgctatggtaacaggaCAACTATAATGATTGATCTGTTGCAGTGATTCTAGTTGCTATAGTAGCAGAAAACTTTAGCGACTGATCTGCTAAGGTGATTCTTCAGTTGCTATAGTAGCGTGACAACTATagcaactgatctgttgtggtgattctagttgctatggtagcaggACAACTCTAGCGACTGAACTGTTgcggtggttctacagttgctatggtagcacgaCAACTAtaacaattgatctgttgtggcgattctaccgTTGCTATGGTAGCACGACAACTAGAGCTATTGATCTGTtgctgtgattctacagttgctatggtagcaggACAAGTCTagcaactgatctgttgtggtgattctacagttgctatggtagcaggTCAAGTCTAGCGACTGATCTCTTGTggcaattctacagttgctatggtaacacaactacagtaatataaacaaatgacccaatactgtagttttctacaactatagggtataatatactataatacaccacagtttattgtagtaaaaactaaactatacaactacagtttatcagttcagtaCTATAACAGTTTTTCAAAGCCTTCATAAATATTCAGGAGTTgtagataataaaatatatacagtaaatcacACTTTACTACATGGCTCAAAAACACTAAagcattactatagtattttttaatctGGGATGAGTAAATGCAGTTCATCAGCGGAACTCAAAGACGCAAAACCGTTTTTCTTAAAATCCAGTATTATTTTCCCCATTACAGATCGAGATCTTAATGCATGCTGTCCTTTTTTCCTTCACAGTCCTTTTTTTTATTGACCAGTTTGTCATAATCGACCAATGATCTATTGCTTGTTTTACAGACAAGAGTCAATTATTCCTTCAAACACAAATGCAGAACAATAGTTGAAGGAATAATTGATTATGAGCGTTGAGATATAAGAAAATAACACACACCCGAGGTGGCGATGCAGTCAGTTTCTCCCACATCTCCTcgaaagccttctgttgtgttttcatGTGACTTTTGATGCCGTGTAATAACTcgcgctcaaaacctgccggaactactttagctgtgcctttatctgacaataaccaaacaccttagagcaggggtgtcttGGAGGGCCCTTTTTGTTCCAATCCCAATTAAACCAACCTCAAccggctaatcaagctctttataGGTGTACAAGACATTTTCaaacaggtgtgttgagggaagttggagctaaacgaTGAATgacaggccctccaggactgagtttggacacccctgccatagagtgatcatcagccaatcagaatcaagcattcagcagaccTGTAGTATAAATTAAATAAGGAATAACTAACGATAAGCCGTTGAATTGTTAGAAAATAGTGCATATCCAATGTTAAAATAATGCTAAGCTTCTAGAGTGAATTATTTTGTAATAACTCAATGTTCTGTTGTAAATTATTATGCTTATACCACTGTTTCCACAGCTAAAAACAGTGTTGAAGACGACGAATATCAACAGAAAGAGCACACAACAGCGAGTGATGAGGCTTGAAATCATTCATTGGTCAAATCATGGAGAAAAGCAGATCACAAACATCCTGATGAGGAGAATATGATTAGGACAGTGATGATCAAAGACGTTCAGATATGATGAAAGACATACAGATATAAAGGCACTGAAGGTTGCTTAGTTTGACTCGTGTTCCCTGAGACGACACATACTATAAAACTCATCTTCACGTTTACATTTGAAGCTCTgttgatcgtgatgctcgtgttgTTCAGCTGGATGATATTGATTGCACTGCAAATAATGATTGTCTACATTAGAGTTTGTGTCCTGTTTCTAGTGAAAATacctaaaaactcttaaatcaagaagctttatCTAGACAAGCACAGAATATTGTCTCGGTTTCAGAAATAATCGGTCAAAATTAaggagtttttcctttaaaacaagctaattactttgtaagcaaaataattttacttctaaatgaaaacaatattattttactcgtcacactggcagattattttgctcgttttacaggaaatttcagctcaaatatGGAGAAACCCAAATTTGATGTTATAAACCTGATAGGAAAAAATGAAGGCAAACACTTGTGTGATGGGTTTATCCATATATTGACCCAAATGAGagtttaaacaacccagcatcTTTAATATAGTGTATTTTTTCGTTCCCAGAAGTGATAATCCACAGTGTGcacaaatggggaaaaaaaaatattaaaataaacaaataaataaaataaaagattttgccTGAAGAATTTGAAATGTTTAGGTCAGAATTACGATATCACCTGTGATTGACCATTTATAGACATTTTTATCATGGGCTTTTATGGTAATAATCCACAGTGTGCACTGACAACAATAACAAGATTAATCAGCCGTcgtaatttgaataatttaaagtagcttaagtcaaaattatgattttatttatgattggccttttatattttttttcctatgGGCTTTTGAGTAATAATCTGCAGTGTGCACTagcaaaacaagtaaataataataataataatcataatcataataataataatactaaactaCCGTGATCATTTTAACTGAAATcgtaattttaataatttgtttttaaccattgaatttttacatttttaaatgtgcttttataCCATTAAACTACAGTGTgcactaacaaaataataataataataataataataataataataataataataataataataaatcaactaTAACTATTTTGACTGAAATCGTAACTTGAATCATTTAAAATCGTCAGGTCAaagtcctattttttttttttgattgtagtaaataaataattttttattgctttttgttGTAATAATCCACAGtgtgcacaaaataataataatagtaataataataataataataataataataataaataataataataataaataataataatatttataataataataataataataataataataataataataatattgatgatgataataataataataataataataataataataataatattgataataataataatattgataataataataataataataataataataataataatattgataataataataataataataatattgataataataataataataataataataataatgataataataataataataataataataataaactgtcaATTTTGCGTGAAGTCATAATTTGCACAATTAGAAATTTTTGGGGTCAAATATCATATGATTACTTATGATTGACCATTTAAGTTCTAAATTTTTATATGGGCTTATATAGTAATAATCCACAGTGGGcactaacaataataacaataataataataataataataataataataataacacatgatagtttttaaaagttataatttgcacattttggaattttttttgCCAAACTTGATTAAATTTACATCGGTTTTATTTTCTTATAGTCTTTTAGAGTAATCAATGCACAGTGAACGCTGATCTACAGTCTTCATCCAGCAGTCAGAAAGTAATAAACCAAGCTCCTTGAATATGGAGTTTTCTGATTGTTTCTCTGTAAGACTGATCTGGAGTCAGGTTTCTCAGGGCTGGAAGAGTTGTGGTTTCATGGGGACGAAGCTGAAGTTGTATCGCTGCGGCAGGCCGGTGTGTGTGGTGCTGTTGAACCCTGTCCAGCTGAACGCAGGCAGATCTCCGGCTGTGGTCGGACCGTTGATCGCCTCCGCCATGAAGCCCCGAGCCAAACGCACATCCGTCACCTGATGGAGGACACGACACACTTTCACACTGCGCTTAACACGGGAAACAGCAGATTTCTATTAGAAATAACTACTAGACCCCTGCCGCTATAGAGGAATGGAAATCAATTGTTATAGAAATGTGGAAGATGGAAACCCTTACTTTCACTTAACAACTAAAAGATATAGTTGTAAAAAGGGTTGCAGAAAGGGACTATTTTATGGAGTAAGTGGAAAGAATTCTCAGACTCAATGATGAAtcaatgctatatatatatatatatatatatatacacatacatacacacacacatatatacatatacatatatgcatacacatatatacataaatatatacatacacatatatacatacacatatacatacacatatatacatctCAGTATTGTGAATGCAACAATGCAAGACCACCCTTACATTGTTCCTTATCCTGCTGTTTTTgttcaatatttcattttttttataattatttatatttattattatttatttttggggttttcacctttaatgtataagacagtagagattattgagaggaaagcatggggagcagagagagaggaaggatcggcataggactacgagatgggaatcgaactcgggtcgccgtgtgcacaggagtgcatgtgtcgacgcactaaccactgttttatttgactttaatTTCTCCTTCTTAATGTTATGGCAAGCTCTCAGGTATCGCAAGTTACAgaattatattttgaaatgtctAGGATGTAAGAAGAACACATTTCTGTAATGTGTAATTATGCAATCCATACATAATTCTGTATTATAATCTGTTGACttcctgacaaaaaaaaaatgtaaataaaaaaaagaaatgactaCTAGAATTACAGTATCGGTTATTCAACCCGATCTCATAtcccagggctattcaattagtttgtcatgggggccagttcatgaaaagcatcccaaatgagtgGCTAGAGAGATCTGACTtacaatatgagtgatgacacaacagcatataagagcccatatgttatatttttgctccttaagacacccacgttggctttttctccATTAAAACGTTAACATGTTgtgttttgaaactacataacatcactgcattgtacaatgtggctttcttttacaaacatattcaaatgttgtatttcagagcTCAACTAAATCAGTGTAGTGCTCAAGAGGGCTTCTTCTACAtacagacacattcatatgttgttttaacctgcgtaacaattagggatgcagcgcacatctccattggaaataatgaacttgcgtgcggaaaagacgcagtatgtgaacggcctgctgctatagttaatccagtgtgcgtgcgtattagcctcggtataaGCCCAGAACTTAAAACTAGCGCACAGCTGACATAACTTTGTGTGGTTGCAGCGGTTTTGTTGATGGTGTCAACGAGGTGCTGCTTAAAGGAGAGTGCTGGCTCAAATCTCATGATGTAACCAGTTTTGTCCTTGCCACAGGTCAATGTCTTGGCTATGTCAGATGTATATCCGAAAACATTGACTTGAAAATATGTGAGAAGCCTGATATCGGAGTTTAGCGAGTGGCGATTCACAGCAGTGCTCAGATAACCTCCGCGCGCATTGTTAATGTGCCGCTCATAGCCACCCTTATGTCGGCAGACATTGGGGCAGAGGTTGCTGCCGTAGCCGTTTGACAAGTTCAGCTGTCGTGTTGGGTAGTGGTGCATAATAGCTGCCGATGGGTGGCTGCAGCTGTTCTCTGCGGCCAACAGTAGCCTTGTGACTAGCACCCTGCATGTGGGACTTTACAGCGTTTATGCCCATCGACGATATACTCACTTTCTTTTTACAAAACACTCGTAgactttttaagtgaagtttaatatcttaaactaatttcgagaggagtacgTGCTCATAATTAACCCAGCTGGCTCATATTAGCATATAATCACAATCCCTCCAATCAAAGCATCAtaagttcctatatatatatatcctcttttCTCTTTGCGAACTATCTTCTTcctgaagaaacccccctcctcccctcattccacctttatccagtatCGGTGGCCCAGCGACCAGCAGGAATTCCATAGGCTCTGGCTCCTTGCCATAGCATccggcatttctgggtggagccGGCACGCGTCCACAGGGGTTTTCCCGGGGTCCCCCGGTTTTTCTCAAAGCCAAATACGCTCTACATCATAGACCACCCAAACTCAAGTCTGTTCTACTAGACATCTCGCTCTCAGGGAGTTCATCTTGGCCTTAGCTGCGAGGGAGCCTTGAGACCGCCCTGAGCTCAATCTCTCCTCGCCccgcaaagggagggagccctggactcgaggatcccttgagctcagggctctctctcccgggacagcatgccaaacaagctttgtaagtcatgagctaagtgtgaactcttgaatacctTTTAAGGGATTTAAtaacttaatactttttaagaccccgcggacaccctggttGAGATTACA from Danio aesculapii chromosome 3, fDanAes4.1, whole genome shotgun sequence harbors:
- the LOC130216868 gene encoding GPI-linked NAD(P)(+)--arginine ADP-ribosyltransferase 1 — encoded protein: MMRVLSLALLLIYCLLPLCLTEEADLKSSKGFDWIKMLPIIKYLLILAALGQDHTTAEGKNLDMALKSVDDQYEGCINDMAHMVTTVYMKKETSDPKSNFTKAWEDGVRNAKKPTDANLKMNHSIAIHVYTGDRVYSTFNKAVGSDKNRYKDKKYNWYSLHFWLTEAVQILRKNQGGCKTSYRGTKDTYSTKNVVGKEVRFGSFASSSFKQAEANRFGDKSCFEIYTCQGAHVEKYSVYPHEKEVLIPPYETFNVTAVRTKKDDPKLWCDSVFTLRSLRTISYVNCAAASSSGKPVAFFSVVSISALFCYVFKY